Proteins encoded by one window of Chromobacterium violaceum ATCC 12472:
- the gspD gene encoding type II secretion system secretin GspD, which produces MRISKLVVALSLIYSCNLLAAPQNDTVMLNFVNADIETVVKAIGEISGKNFIIDPRVKGTVNIVSSRPVPRALSYQVLLSSLRLQGFSAVEGNGVIKIVPEADAKLHAKASKRIPRGDGDRLITKVFALRNSNANQLVPVIRPLVSPNNTVAAYPQANALIVTDYADNIQRIESIIESVESAAAGDTVVIPVLFGSAVELANSLNKLMQEGGADGGKTTILADARANVLLVRADTPGKIGKVKSLLKVLDQPSQAGSNVRVVYLKNAQASEVAKTLRLLLASEGSPVQTRSTINTATSTGGSASLMPSTTGSGSGASAQNPVSSPDAGAAVAASSSSAPSGAGVGTMIQADSNSNALILNVPDPMYQNLRNVIDLLDKRRAQVYVEALVMEVTASRATKIGVQWAANVHGNGLIGNSLPSPSKPLVPGGSGASDTPGTALGSLVSSLTGGGLTAAIINTITVGGQQIPTLGLLAQALEQEAQGNLVASPQLVTMDNEKAKIVIGQEIGVPTATYPAGTNGTSNAPYSTYDRKTVGFGLEITPQISEGGTIRMKISQAADSIDQTTLSAAAGPTFNRRTLDTVVTVGDGGLVALGGLTQETTSNAEDKVPLLGDIPVIGNLFKYQGKERKKTNLMIFIRPTIIRDEIGNRAVAGERYGYVMEDAARNVGRKLPLGLNDQLKTPAAGSIHGALNALDTLNKSEDNTKAKQ; this is translated from the coding sequence ATGCGAATTTCCAAACTCGTCGTCGCCCTGTCCCTGATTTACAGCTGCAATCTGCTCGCCGCGCCGCAGAACGATACGGTCATGCTCAATTTCGTCAATGCCGACATCGAGACCGTGGTCAAGGCGATAGGCGAGATCAGCGGCAAGAATTTCATCATCGATCCGCGGGTCAAGGGTACGGTCAACATCGTGTCCAGCCGGCCGGTGCCGCGCGCGCTGTCCTATCAGGTGCTGCTGTCCTCGCTGCGCCTGCAGGGCTTTTCCGCGGTGGAGGGCAACGGCGTGATCAAGATCGTGCCGGAAGCGGACGCCAAGCTGCACGCCAAGGCCAGCAAGCGCATTCCGCGTGGCGACGGCGACCGCCTGATCACCAAGGTGTTCGCGCTGAGAAACAGCAACGCCAACCAGCTGGTGCCGGTGATCCGCCCGCTGGTGTCGCCCAACAACACGGTGGCAGCCTATCCGCAGGCCAATGCGCTGATCGTCACCGACTATGCCGACAACATCCAGCGCATCGAGTCCATCATCGAGTCCGTAGAGTCGGCGGCGGCGGGTGACACCGTGGTGATCCCGGTGCTGTTCGGCTCGGCGGTGGAGTTGGCCAACTCGCTGAACAAGCTGATGCAGGAAGGAGGCGCCGATGGCGGCAAAACCACCATCCTGGCCGACGCCCGCGCCAACGTGCTGCTGGTGCGCGCCGACACGCCGGGCAAGATCGGCAAGGTGAAGAGCCTGCTGAAAGTGCTGGACCAGCCCAGCCAGGCCGGCTCCAATGTCCGCGTGGTGTATTTGAAGAACGCCCAGGCGTCCGAGGTGGCCAAGACGCTGCGCCTGCTGCTGGCCAGCGAGGGTAGTCCGGTGCAGACGCGCAGCACGATCAATACCGCCACGTCCACCGGCGGCAGCGCCAGCCTGATGCCTTCCACAACCGGCTCAGGCAGCGGCGCCTCGGCGCAGAACCCGGTGTCGTCGCCGGACGCCGGCGCGGCCGTGGCAGCGTCCTCGTCTTCCGCGCCGTCCGGCGCCGGCGTCGGCACCATGATCCAGGCCGACAGCAACAGCAACGCGCTGATCCTGAACGTGCCGGATCCGATGTATCAGAACCTGCGCAATGTGATCGACCTGCTGGACAAGCGCCGCGCCCAGGTTTACGTCGAGGCGCTGGTGATGGAGGTGACGGCCAGCCGCGCCACCAAGATCGGCGTGCAATGGGCGGCCAACGTGCATGGCAACGGCCTGATCGGCAACAGCTTGCCTAGCCCGTCCAAGCCGCTTGTGCCGGGCGGCTCCGGCGCTTCCGACACCCCCGGCACGGCATTGGGCTCCCTGGTCAGCAGCCTGACCGGCGGCGGCCTGACCGCGGCCATCATCAATACCATCACCGTCGGCGGGCAACAGATTCCGACGCTGGGCCTGCTGGCCCAGGCCTTGGAGCAGGAGGCGCAAGGCAATCTGGTGGCCAGTCCGCAACTGGTGACCATGGACAACGAGAAAGCCAAGATCGTGATCGGCCAGGAAATCGGGGTGCCCACCGCCACCTATCCCGCCGGCACCAACGGCACCTCCAACGCGCCTTACAGCACCTATGACCGCAAGACGGTGGGCTTCGGCTTGGAGATCACTCCGCAGATATCCGAGGGCGGCACCATCCGGATGAAGATCAGCCAGGCGGCCGACTCCATCGACCAGACCACGCTGAGCGCGGCCGCCGGTCCGACGTTCAACCGGCGCACGCTGGACACGGTGGTGACTGTCGGCGACGGCGGCCTAGTGGCGCTGGGCGGCCTGACCCAGGAAACCACGAGCAACGCCGAGGACAAGGTGCCGCTGCTGGGAGACATCCCGGTCATCGGCAACCTGTTCAAGTACCAGGGCAAGGAGCGCAAGAAGACCAATCTGATGATCTTCATCCGTCCCACCATCATCCGCGACGAGATCGGCAACCGAGCGGTGGCCGGCGAGCGCTACGGCTATGTGATGGAGGATGCGGCGCGCAATGTGGGCCGCAAGTTGCCGCTTGGCCTCAACGACCAGTTGAAGACGCCGGCCGCCGGCAGTATCCATGGCGCGTTGAACGCGCTGGATACGTTGAACAAGTCGGAAGACAACACCAAGGCCAAGCAATGA
- the gspI gene encoding type II secretion system minor pseudopilin GspI, with protein MKRQQGFTLFEVLVALAIIAVALGALLRATGLAADNAEGMERRMQANWEAQNQIAMLQALRQFPEPGQQAGESKEDGVEWRWEREISPTPNPNFRKVVVRILAPGAGHYVLAEITGYLRQQAGGGG; from the coding sequence ATGAAGCGGCAGCAAGGCTTCACCCTGTTCGAGGTATTGGTCGCGCTGGCCATCATCGCCGTGGCGCTGGGCGCCCTGCTGCGCGCCACCGGCCTCGCCGCCGACAACGCCGAGGGCATGGAGCGGCGCATGCAGGCCAATTGGGAGGCGCAGAACCAGATCGCGATGCTGCAGGCGCTGCGGCAATTCCCGGAGCCGGGACAGCAGGCCGGCGAAAGCAAGGAAGACGGCGTCGAGTGGCGCTGGGAGCGTGAAATCTCCCCCACGCCCAACCCCAACTTCCGCAAGGTGGTGGTGCGCATCCTGGCGCCCGGCGCCGGCCATTACGTGCTGGCGGAAATCACCGGCTATCTCCGGCAGCAGGCGGGAGGCGGGGGGTGA
- the gspE gene encoding type II secretion system ATPase GspE — MMQAKFSTLLPFPFARANGVILLDGEAGRVLLLREDAKPAAWGEALRVHGGQLSGVETLTAAQFEKRLSEHYASRDGAAAEMVDDIGQDLDLNQMVESLPTVEDLLESEGDAPIIRMINALLTQALRDGASDIHIEAFEDRSVVRFRLDGTLRDVVSPHRALHAAMVSRIKIMANLDIAEKRIPQDGRISLRLGGRPVDVRVSTLPTSHGERVVLRLLDKENAKLDLATLGMAADTLASVDKLIRQPHGILLVTGPTGSGKTTTLYAALSRLDASHTNIMTVEDPVEYHLDGVGQTQVNARIDMTFAKALRAILRQDPDVVMIGEIRDLETAQIAVQASLTGHLVLATLHTNDAASAVTRLTDMGVEPFLLASSLLGVMAQRLVRRVCPQCKAPHPVPLEDAPEVVHYRPVGCPACGQSGYKGRYGIYELMLVDDTMQRLIHDRASEHRLRDHADRHGMRSLRDDGMRWVKAGETSLEEILRVTRS; from the coding sequence ATGATGCAAGCCAAGTTCTCGACGCTGCTGCCCTTTCCCTTCGCCCGCGCCAACGGCGTCATCCTGCTGGACGGCGAGGCGGGGCGGGTGCTGCTGCTGCGCGAGGATGCCAAGCCGGCGGCATGGGGCGAGGCGCTGCGGGTGCATGGCGGCCAGCTGTCCGGCGTGGAGACGCTGACGGCCGCCCAGTTCGAGAAGCGCCTGTCCGAGCATTACGCCAGCCGCGACGGCGCGGCGGCGGAAATGGTGGACGACATCGGCCAGGACCTGGATCTGAACCAGATGGTGGAGTCGCTGCCCACCGTCGAGGATCTGCTGGAGAGCGAGGGCGACGCCCCCATCATCCGCATGATCAACGCGCTGCTGACCCAGGCGCTGCGAGACGGCGCGTCCGACATCCACATCGAGGCGTTCGAGGACCGCTCGGTGGTGCGCTTCCGGCTGGACGGCACGCTGCGCGACGTGGTCAGCCCGCATCGCGCCCTGCACGCGGCGATGGTGTCGCGGATCAAGATCATGGCCAACCTGGACATCGCCGAGAAGCGCATCCCGCAGGACGGCCGCATCTCGCTGCGCCTGGGCGGCCGGCCGGTGGACGTGCGCGTGTCGACGCTGCCCACCAGCCACGGCGAGCGGGTGGTGCTGCGCCTGTTGGACAAGGAGAACGCCAAGCTCGACCTGGCCACGCTGGGCATGGCCGCCGACACGCTGGCCTCAGTGGACAAGCTGATCCGCCAGCCGCACGGCATCCTGCTGGTGACCGGCCCCACCGGCTCCGGCAAGACCACGACCTTGTACGCCGCCCTGTCGCGGCTGGACGCCAGCCACACCAACATCATGACGGTGGAGGACCCGGTGGAGTACCACCTGGACGGCGTCGGCCAGACCCAGGTCAACGCCCGCATCGACATGACCTTCGCCAAGGCGCTGCGCGCGATCCTGCGCCAGGACCCGGATGTGGTGATGATAGGCGAGATCCGCGACCTGGAAACCGCGCAGATCGCGGTGCAGGCGTCCTTGACCGGCCACCTGGTGTTGGCCACGCTGCACACCAACGACGCCGCCAGCGCCGTCACCCGCCTCACCGACATGGGCGTCGAGCCCTTCCTGCTGGCGTCCAGCCTGCTGGGCGTGATGGCGCAGCGGCTGGTGCGCCGCGTCTGCCCGCAGTGCAAGGCGCCGCACCCGGTGCCGCTGGAAGACGCGCCGGAAGTTGTCCATTACCGGCCGGTGGGCTGCCCGGCTTGCGGCCAGTCTGGTTACAAGGGCCGCTACGGCATCTACGAATTGATGCTGGTCGACGACACCATGCAGCGGCTGATCCATGATCGCGCGTCCGAGCACAGGCTGCGCGACCACGCCGACCGCCACGGCATGCGCAGCCTGCGCGACGACGGCATGCGCTGGGTCAAGGCCGGCGAGACCAGCCTGGAAGAAATCCTGCGGGTGACGAGGAGCTGA
- the gspG gene encoding type II secretion system major pseudopilin GspG, translating into MKQLKRAAQRGFTLIEIMVVIVILGVLAALVVPKVMSRPDEARIVAAKQDIGAISQALKLYRLDNGRYPSTDQGLSALVQKPTAAPEPKNWKPGGYLERLPKDPWGNAYQYANPGTHGEIDIWSFGADGEPGGEGNDADIGNWDSGK; encoded by the coding sequence ATGAAACAGCTCAAACGCGCCGCCCAACGCGGCTTTACCCTGATCGAGATCATGGTGGTGATCGTCATCCTCGGCGTGCTGGCCGCGCTGGTGGTGCCCAAGGTGATGAGCCGCCCGGACGAGGCGCGCATCGTCGCCGCCAAGCAGGACATCGGCGCGATCAGCCAGGCGCTGAAGCTGTACCGGCTGGACAACGGCCGCTATCCGAGCACCGACCAGGGCCTGTCGGCGCTGGTGCAGAAGCCGACCGCCGCGCCGGAGCCTAAGAACTGGAAACCGGGCGGCTACCTGGAGCGCCTGCCGAAGGATCCGTGGGGCAACGCCTATCAATACGCCAACCCGGGCACTCACGGCGAAATCGACATCTGGAGCTTCGGCGCCGACGGCGAGCCGGGCGGCGAGGGCAACGACGCCGACATCGGCAACTGGGACAGCGGCAAGTAA
- a CDS encoding type II secretion system protein N: MRRKPDFSRWRLPGRQWHKALPVLALGLAAFWLGQQLSALIAPSSRAYRDLAPAQPQAAAAAAAQGHWFGEAPQQPVAALPPVRLLGVYAPSRDGVQGFAIIDSNGHPEPLLQGKQTPDGWELVKVAPNGVTLRSGGNEQFVPLQRQGSGGAGGDMPQSAPQQPPAMQPAQPMPGAVPVPIPGQNAVPDGQPQPAVDPAAMIRQ, translated from the coding sequence ATGCGCCGCAAGCCGGATTTCAGTCGCTGGAGATTGCCGGGCCGTCAGTGGCACAAGGCTTTGCCTGTCCTGGCGCTGGGACTGGCGGCCTTCTGGCTGGGGCAGCAGTTGAGCGCGCTGATCGCGCCGTCCTCGCGCGCTTACCGCGACCTGGCGCCGGCCCAGCCGCAGGCCGCCGCCGCCGCGGCCGCGCAAGGGCACTGGTTCGGCGAAGCGCCGCAGCAGCCGGTGGCGGCCTTGCCCCCGGTTCGCCTGCTGGGCGTGTACGCGCCCAGCCGCGACGGCGTGCAGGGGTTCGCCATCATCGACAGCAACGGCCATCCGGAGCCGCTGCTGCAGGGCAAGCAGACCCCCGACGGCTGGGAATTGGTCAAGGTCGCGCCCAATGGTGTCACCCTGCGCTCCGGCGGCAACGAGCAGTTCGTTCCGCTGCAGCGGCAGGGGAGCGGAGGAGCCGGCGGCGACATGCCGCAGTCCGCGCCGCAGCAACCTCCCGCGATGCAACCCGCCCAGCCGATGCCCGGAGCCGTGCCCGTTCCCATCCCGGGCCAGAACGCCGTCCCCGATGGCCAGCCTCAACCCGCGGTGGACCCTGCCGCGATGATTCGCCAATAA
- a CDS encoding electron transfer flavoprotein subunit alpha/FixB family protein: MAILVIAEHDNQSLKAGTLNTITAAAKLGEVHVLVAGHNADAAADAAKSVAGVAKVLLADAAHYAHGLAESLSALIVGLAKGYSHVLAPASSFGKNLLPRVAALLDVAQISEIVAIESADTFVRPVYAGNVLATVQSADAIKVITVRTTAFDAAGQGGSAAVETIAAGADSQLSAFVGQELTKSDRPELGSAKVIVSGGRALGSEEQFKAVIGPLADKLSAAVGASRAAVDAGYAPNDYQVGQTGKVVAPQLYFAVGISGAIQHLAGMKDSKVIVAINKDEEAPIFQVADYGIVGDLFTVVPELIAELSK; this comes from the coding sequence ATGGCTATTCTCGTTATCGCTGAACACGACAACCAGAGCCTGAAGGCAGGCACCCTGAACACCATCACCGCCGCGGCCAAGCTGGGCGAAGTGCATGTGCTGGTGGCCGGCCACAACGCCGACGCCGCCGCCGACGCCGCCAAGAGCGTGGCCGGCGTGGCCAAGGTGCTGCTGGCCGACGCCGCCCACTATGCGCACGGTCTGGCCGAAAGCCTGTCCGCGCTGATCGTCGGCCTGGCCAAGGGCTATAGCCACGTGCTGGCCCCGGCTTCGTCCTTCGGCAAGAATCTGCTGCCGCGCGTCGCCGCGTTGCTGGACGTCGCTCAGATTTCCGAAATCGTCGCCATCGAATCCGCCGACACCTTCGTGCGCCCGGTCTACGCCGGTAACGTGCTGGCCACCGTGCAGTCGGCCGATGCCATCAAGGTGATCACCGTGCGTACCACCGCCTTCGACGCGGCGGGCCAGGGCGGTTCGGCCGCGGTGGAAACCATCGCCGCCGGCGCCGACAGCCAGCTGTCCGCCTTCGTCGGCCAGGAACTGACCAAGTCCGACCGCCCGGAACTGGGCTCGGCCAAGGTGATCGTGTCCGGCGGCCGCGCATTGGGCTCGGAAGAGCAGTTCAAGGCGGTGATCGGCCCGCTGGCCGACAAGCTGTCCGCCGCCGTCGGCGCCTCGCGCGCCGCGGTCGACGCTGGCTACGCGCCGAACGACTACCAGGTCGGCCAGACCGGCAAGGTGGTGGCACCGCAGCTGTACTTCGCCGTCGGCATCTCCGGCGCGATCCAGCACCTGGCGGGCATGAAGGACTCCAAGGTGATCGTCGCCATCAACAAGGACGAGGAAGCTCCGATCTTCCAGGTGGCCGACTACGGCATCGTCGGCGACCTGTTCACCGTGGTGCCGGAGCTGATCGCCGAACTGTCGAAGTAA
- the gspF gene encoding type II secretion system inner membrane protein GspF: MAAFKYTAYDAAGKEQSGLLEADSARAARAQLRERGLLPVTVDGVSAKTGGAGSNVLRRGLPRAELVMITEQLSTLLNAGLTLEKALTAVTEQSENARSRTVLAALRSDILEGKGFAQALSSAPGVFSPLYRSLVQAGEQSGHLDMVMSRLAEYLDKRQNTQQKVTLALAYPAVVTLVAILVVAGLMSYVVPQVVSVFAQTKQSLPFLTRALVACSDFLRQWGVALLIGIAAAAFLIVRALRAPALKRRFHARVLKLPVFGRLFRALNTARMASTLSILVGSGVPLLTALETARGLMTMLPMQDAVADAMAKVREGVSLSRALNASRQFPPVLIHLISSGEASGTLSHMLDRAAQQQEQEVERKLATFTTLMEPLLILVMGGMVLLIVLAIMMPIIDMNQMVH; the protein is encoded by the coding sequence ATGGCGGCGTTCAAGTACACCGCCTACGACGCGGCGGGCAAGGAGCAGAGCGGGCTGCTGGAGGCCGACTCCGCGCGCGCCGCGCGCGCGCAGCTCAGGGAGCGCGGCCTGCTGCCGGTCACCGTGGACGGCGTCAGCGCCAAGACCGGCGGCGCCGGCAGCAATGTGTTGCGCCGCGGCCTGCCGCGCGCCGAGCTGGTGATGATCACCGAGCAGCTGTCGACGCTGCTCAACGCCGGCCTGACGCTGGAAAAGGCGTTGACCGCGGTGACCGAGCAATCGGAAAACGCCCGCAGCCGCACCGTGCTGGCGGCGCTGCGCAGCGACATCCTGGAAGGCAAGGGCTTCGCCCAGGCGCTGTCGTCGGCGCCCGGCGTGTTCTCGCCGCTGTACCGCTCGCTGGTGCAGGCCGGCGAACAATCCGGCCACCTGGACATGGTGATGTCGCGGCTGGCCGAATACCTGGACAAGCGGCAGAACACCCAGCAGAAAGTGACGCTGGCGCTCGCCTATCCGGCGGTGGTGACGCTGGTGGCCATCCTGGTGGTGGCCGGCCTGATGAGCTACGTGGTGCCGCAGGTGGTCAGCGTGTTCGCCCAGACCAAGCAGAGCCTGCCTTTCCTGACCCGCGCGCTGGTGGCCTGCAGCGATTTCCTGCGCCAGTGGGGCGTGGCGCTGCTGATCGGCATCGCCGCCGCGGCGTTCCTGATCGTCCGCGCCCTGCGCGCGCCGGCGCTGAAGCGGCGCTTCCACGCCAGGGTGCTGAAGCTGCCGGTGTTCGGCCGGCTGTTCCGCGCGCTCAACACCGCGCGCATGGCCAGCACCCTGTCCATCCTGGTCGGCTCCGGCGTGCCGCTGCTGACCGCGCTGGAGACGGCGCGCGGCCTGATGACCATGCTGCCGATGCAGGACGCGGTGGCCGATGCGATGGCCAAGGTGCGCGAGGGTGTGTCCTTGTCGCGCGCGCTCAATGCCAGCCGCCAGTTCCCGCCGGTGCTGATCCACCTGATTTCCAGCGGCGAGGCCAGCGGCACCTTGTCCCACATGCTGGACCGCGCCGCCCAGCAGCAGGAGCAGGAGGTGGAGCGCAAGCTGGCCACCTTCACCACGCTGATGGAGCCGCTGCTGATCCTGGTGATGGGCGGCATGGTGCTGTTGATCGTGCTGGCCATCATGATGCCCATCATCGACATGAACCAGATGGTGCATTGA
- a CDS encoding type II secretion system protein GspJ, whose amino-acid sequence MSARRQGGMTLLEILVAMSLLAILSVMGYKAFGSLLIARERLMQTGEQWVDVARAFRRLESDLSGQQPAANAAEQQQGLTLGASSLVLQQDGKGQALVLEAVSTRYPSGRERIVYQSGEGGVSWSAGEAGAASPVVYALLGRDMRVDWRVLLNDGSWQQAWPMGDAAQGRVPRALEMRVQMPGKRQARRIWVLP is encoded by the coding sequence GTGAGCGCGCGGCGGCAGGGCGGCATGACGCTGCTGGAAATCCTGGTGGCGATGAGCCTGTTGGCCATCCTGTCGGTGATGGGCTACAAGGCTTTCGGCTCGCTGCTGATCGCCCGCGAGCGGCTGATGCAGACCGGCGAGCAGTGGGTGGACGTGGCGCGGGCCTTCCGCCGGCTGGAAAGCGATCTGTCCGGCCAGCAACCGGCGGCGAACGCCGCCGAGCAGCAGCAGGGCCTGACGCTGGGCGCCAGCAGCCTGGTGCTGCAGCAGGACGGCAAGGGCCAGGCGCTGGTGCTGGAGGCGGTGTCCACGCGTTACCCGAGCGGACGGGAGCGCATCGTCTACCAGAGCGGAGAGGGCGGCGTCAGCTGGTCTGCGGGAGAGGCGGGCGCGGCCTCGCCCGTCGTCTACGCCTTGCTGGGACGCGACATGCGCGTCGATTGGCGGGTCTTGCTCAACGACGGCAGCTGGCAGCAGGCATGGCCGATGGGCGACGCGGCCCAGGGACGGGTGCCGAGAGCGCTGGAGATGCGGGTGCAAATGCCGGGCAAGCGGCAGGCGCGGCGGATATGGGTGTTGCCATGA
- a CDS encoding acyl-CoA dehydrogenase, whose translation MIYHAPIKDIRFALNELADLAAICGLPGYGECSVELTDAVLEEGAKFAEGVLAPINKQGDQGAKWKDGEVSAAPGFKDAWQQYVESGWVGLRAPEEYGGQGMPALVAAAVEEMWCSSNLAFSLAPLLTLGAVEAIHHHASDELKNIYLPMMASGQWTGTMNLTEPQAGSDLAQVRTKAAPAADGSYRVSGQKIFITWGEHDMAENIVHLVLARLPDAPAGVKGISLFIVPKFLVNADGSLGARNDVRCVSLEHKLGIHGSPTAVMSFGDNDGAVGYLVGEPNKGLNYMFTMMNHARLGVGIEGVAVSERAYQKAVEYARDRVQSRAIGSPDPAGVAIIRHPDVRRMLMTMRAQIEAQRALTFYAAAALDRAARHPVAAEAARNQALLNFLIPIVKGWNTEQANEITSLAVQVHGGMGYIEETGVAQYYRDARITAIYEGTTGIQALDLIGRKTAMDHGVVARALLAEAQSTAGKLQAAGFDSIAGNLSSAIADAERCVAFILETFGAQPQLAAAGSVPFLKLMGIVLGGWQMGRAALIAKDKLQDADADSDFLNAKIVTARFFAEHLLPQVSGLAAAILKGADSALALGDDQF comes from the coding sequence ATGATCTATCACGCCCCAATCAAGGACATCCGATTTGCATTGAACGAGCTGGCCGACCTGGCGGCGATCTGCGGACTGCCGGGCTACGGCGAATGCTCGGTGGAACTGACCGACGCCGTGCTGGAGGAGGGCGCCAAGTTCGCCGAGGGCGTGCTGGCGCCCATCAACAAGCAGGGCGACCAGGGCGCCAAGTGGAAGGACGGCGAAGTGAGCGCCGCGCCGGGCTTCAAGGACGCCTGGCAACAGTATGTCGAGTCCGGCTGGGTGGGCCTGCGCGCGCCGGAGGAATATGGCGGCCAGGGCATGCCGGCGCTGGTGGCGGCGGCGGTGGAGGAAATGTGGTGTTCGTCCAACCTGGCCTTCTCGCTGGCGCCGCTGCTGACGCTGGGCGCGGTGGAGGCCATCCACCATCACGCCTCGGATGAGCTGAAGAACATCTATCTGCCGATGATGGCCAGCGGCCAGTGGACCGGCACCATGAACCTGACCGAGCCGCAGGCCGGCTCCGACCTGGCCCAGGTGCGAACCAAGGCCGCGCCGGCCGCCGACGGCAGCTACCGCGTCAGCGGCCAGAAGATCTTCATCACCTGGGGCGAGCACGACATGGCCGAGAACATCGTCCACCTGGTGCTGGCCCGTCTGCCGGACGCGCCAGCCGGGGTGAAGGGCATCTCGCTGTTCATTGTGCCTAAGTTCCTGGTGAACGCCGACGGCTCGCTCGGCGCGCGCAACGACGTGCGCTGCGTGTCGCTGGAGCACAAGCTGGGCATACACGGCAGCCCGACCGCGGTGATGAGCTTCGGCGACAACGACGGCGCGGTCGGCTACCTGGTCGGCGAGCCGAACAAGGGCCTGAACTACATGTTCACCATGATGAACCACGCCCGCCTGGGCGTGGGCATCGAAGGCGTGGCGGTGTCGGAGCGCGCCTATCAAAAAGCGGTGGAGTACGCCCGCGATCGGGTGCAGAGCCGCGCCATCGGCTCGCCGGACCCGGCCGGCGTGGCCATCATCCGGCACCCTGACGTGCGCCGCATGCTGATGACGATGCGCGCCCAGATCGAAGCGCAGCGCGCGCTGACTTTCTACGCCGCGGCCGCGCTGGACCGCGCCGCCCGCCATCCGGTGGCGGCCGAGGCCGCGCGCAACCAGGCGCTGCTGAATTTCCTGATTCCCATCGTCAAGGGCTGGAACACCGAGCAGGCCAACGAGATCACCAGCCTCGCCGTCCAGGTGCATGGCGGCATGGGCTACATCGAGGAGACCGGCGTCGCCCAGTATTACCGCGACGCCCGCATCACCGCCATCTATGAAGGCACCACCGGCATCCAGGCGCTGGACCTGATCGGCCGCAAGACGGCGATGGATCACGGCGTCGTGGCCCGCGCGCTGCTGGCCGAGGCGCAGTCGACGGCGGGCAAGCTGCAGGCCGCCGGCTTCGACTCCATCGCCGGCAACCTGTCGTCGGCGATCGCCGATGCCGAGCGCTGCGTCGCCTTCATCCTGGAGACCTTCGGCGCCCAGCCCCAGCTGGCCGCCGCGGGATCGGTGCCGTTCCTGAAGCTGATGGGCATCGTGCTGGGCGGCTGGCAGATGGGCCGCGCCGCGCTGATCGCCAAGGACAAGCTGCAGGATGCGGACGCGGACAGCGATTTCCTGAACGCCAAGATCGTTACCGCGCGCTTCTTCGCCGAGCATCTGCTGCCGCAGGTTTCCGGTCTGGCCGCGGCCATTTTGAAAGGTGCGGACAGCGCGCTGGCGCTTGGCGACGATCAATTTTGA
- a CDS encoding prepilin-type N-terminal cleavage/methylation domain-containing protein, which produces MAFAARARGFTLIEVMVVMLIIGVLATTVTLSLRPDTHRQLNDEGYRFARVLEQAGDLAEMGDTLALRWNGKGYAFSRLDDDGDWQPVTEELLAAHEWPEGISGEGALLDGQPWRGERPLLLWQDGRAAALALRLDGAGRKLTVLQSPLGRVTVADGS; this is translated from the coding sequence GTGGCTTTTGCGGCGCGCGCGCGCGGCTTCACGCTGATCGAAGTGATGGTGGTGATGCTGATCATCGGCGTGCTCGCCACCACGGTGACGCTCAGCCTGAGGCCGGACACCCATCGCCAGCTGAACGACGAGGGCTACCGCTTCGCGCGCGTGCTGGAGCAGGCCGGCGATCTGGCCGAGATGGGCGACACGCTGGCGCTCCGCTGGAACGGCAAGGGCTACGCTTTCAGCCGGCTGGATGATGACGGCGACTGGCAGCCGGTGACCGAGGAGCTGTTGGCCGCGCACGAGTGGCCCGAAGGCATATCGGGAGAGGGCGCGCTGCTGGATGGCCAGCCCTGGAGGGGCGAGCGGCCGCTGCTGTTGTGGCAGGACGGCCGCGCCGCCGCGCTGGCGCTCAGGCTGGACGGCGCCGGCCGCAAGCTGACGGTTTTGCAGTCGCCGCTGGGCCGGGTGACGGTGGCGGACGGATCATGA